In Chaetodon trifascialis isolate fChaTrf1 chromosome 2, fChaTrf1.hap1, whole genome shotgun sequence, one DNA window encodes the following:
- the LOC139342321 gene encoding E3 ubiquitin-protein ligase pellino homolog 1-like, protein MFSLGQENISTSPASTKGPVKYGELIVLGCNGSLPNGDKGRRKSRFALCRRNKANGVKPSTVHSSCTPQAAKAISNKEQHSISYTLSRAQTVVVEYTHDSNTDMFQIGRSTENPIDFVVTDTVPGGQSHADGQTVQSTISRFACRIICQRNPPYSARIYAAGFDSSKNIFLGEKAAKWRMRDGQMDGLTTNGVLVMHPHQGFSQDSKPGLWREISVCGNVFTLRETRSSQQRGKMVDSECNELVDGSLIDLCGATLLWRTAEGLAHTPTVKHLEALRQELNAGRPQCPVGFNTLAFPSLRRKDVLDEKQPWAYLHCGHVHGYHGWGGRRNPEVEAECQERECPMCRARGPYVPLWLGCEAAFYVDAEPPTHAFTPCGHVCSEKTTAYWSQIPLPHGTHTFHAACPFCIQPLSGESGYIRLIFQSPLD, encoded by the exons ATGTTTTCGCTTGGTCAAGAAAACATCTCCACCTCCCCTGCTTCCACCAAAGGACCAGTCAAATATGGAGAGCTCATTGTGTTGGG GTGTAACGGCTCTCTGCCCAATGGTGACAAGGGGAGGCGGAAAAGTCGCTTTGCTCTGTGTCGCAGAAACAAGGCCAACGGTGTGAAACCCAGCACTGTCCACTCATCCTGCACACCTCAGGCTGCCAAG GCTATAAGCAACAAGGAGCAGCACAGCATTTCATACACACTGTCCCGGGCGCAGACGGTGGTGGTGGAGTACACCCATGACAGCAATACAGACATGTTCCAG ATTGGCCGTTCTACAGAAAATCCCATTGACTTTGTGGTGACAGACACAGTGCCGGGTGGTCAGAGCCATGCTGATGGCCAGACTGTTCAGAGCACCATCTCCCGCTTCGCCTGCCGTATCATCTGCCAAAGAAACCCACCTTACTCTGCACGGATCTACGCCGCAGGCTTCGACTCCTCCAAGAACATCTTCCTTGGG GAGAAGGCAGCCAAGTGGAGGATGCGGGACGGTCAGATGGACGGACTGACCACCAACGGCGTTCTGGTGATGCACCCACACCAGGGCTTCAGCCAGGACTCTAAACCTGGACTGTGGAGGGAGATCTCAGTCTGCGGCAACGTCTTCACACTGCGGGAAACTAGGTCATCTCAGCAGAGGGGCAAGATG GTGGACTCTGAATGTAACGAGTTGGTGGACGGCTCGCTCATCGACCTGTGCGGTGCCACCCTGCTGTGGCGGACGGCCGAGGGCCTGGCGCACACACCCACCGTCAAACACCTGGAGGCTCTGCGGCAGGAGCTGAACGCCGGGCGGCCGCAGTGTCCCGTGGGCTTCAACACGCTGGCGTTCCCCAGCCTTCGCCGCAAAGACGTCCTGGATGAGAAGCAGCCCTGGGCCTACCTGCACTGCGGCCATGTGCACGGCTACCACGGCTGGGGGGGGCGCCGCAACCCCGAGGTGGAGGCGGAGTGTCAGGAGAGAGAGTGCCCCATGTGCAGGGCGCGGGGCCCCTATGTGCCACTGTGGCTGGGCTGCGAGGCGGCCTTCTACGTGGACGCGGAGCCCCCCACCCACGCCTTCACCCCCTGCGGTCACGTCTGCTCGGAGAAGACGACGGCGTACTGGAGTCAGATCCCGCTGCCGCACGGCACGCACACCTTCCACGCCGCCTGCCCGTTCTGCATCCAGCCGCTGAGTGGAGAGTCTGGCTACATCAGACTCATCTTCCAAAGCCCGCTGGACTAG